The proteins below are encoded in one region of Streptomyces sp. NBC_00490:
- a CDS encoding AAA family ATPase, which yields MTTYDDRASLTDLTATVERVRSSVEGVIEGKPEVVRLSLTVLLAEGHLLIEDVPGVGKTMLAKALARSIDCSVRRIQFTPDLLPSDITGVSIWDQQRRDFEFKPGAIFAQIVIGDEINRASPKTQSALLESMEERQVTIDGQTYELPSPFMVVATQNPVEMEGTYPLPEAQRDRFMARVSIGYPSAEAELQMLDIHGGVSPLDDLQPVAHAHDIVKLVDAVRGVHVADTVRRYAVELVAATRTHPDLRLGASPRATLHLLRAAKASAALSGREYALPDDIQALAVAVLAHRLLPTAQAQLNRRTAEQVVQEILQRTPVPQQQGGAGLGHSTSAFGQQPPRRL from the coding sequence GTGACGACCTATGACGATCGAGCGAGCCTCACAGATCTGACTGCCACTGTGGAGCGTGTCCGCAGTTCGGTAGAGGGTGTGATCGAGGGCAAGCCCGAGGTCGTACGGCTTTCGCTGACCGTACTGCTCGCCGAGGGACATCTTCTGATCGAAGATGTCCCCGGCGTCGGCAAGACCATGCTCGCGAAGGCACTGGCGCGGTCCATCGACTGCTCGGTGCGGCGTATTCAGTTCACGCCCGACCTGCTGCCCTCGGACATCACGGGTGTGTCCATCTGGGATCAGCAGCGCCGGGACTTCGAGTTCAAACCGGGGGCGATCTTCGCGCAGATCGTGATCGGCGACGAGATCAACCGGGCCTCGCCGAAGACCCAGTCGGCACTTCTGGAGTCCATGGAGGAGCGCCAGGTCACCATCGACGGGCAGACGTACGAGCTGCCGAGCCCGTTCATGGTGGTGGCCACGCAGAACCCGGTCGAGATGGAGGGCACCTATCCGCTGCCGGAGGCCCAGCGCGACCGCTTCATGGCGCGCGTCTCCATCGGCTACCCCAGCGCGGAGGCCGAGCTGCAGATGCTCGACATCCATGGCGGGGTGAGTCCGCTGGACGACCTCCAGCCGGTGGCGCACGCGCACGACATCGTGAAGCTCGTCGACGCCGTCCGCGGCGTCCACGTCGCCGACACGGTCCGGCGCTACGCGGTGGAGCTGGTCGCCGCCACGCGCACCCACCCCGACCTCAGACTCGGCGCCTCCCCGCGCGCGACGCTGCATCTGCTGCGCGCGGCGAAGGCGTCCGCCGCCCTGAGCGGCCGGGAGTACGCGCTGCCGGACGACATCCAGGCGCTCGCCGTCGCTGTCCTGGCCCACCGGCTGCTGCCCACCGCGCAGGCCCAGCTCAACCGGCGTACGGCGGAGCAGGTGGTGCAGGAGATCCTGCAGCGCACTCCGGTGCCCCAGCAGCAGGGCGGCGCCGGGCTCGGGCACAGCACGTCGGCGTTCGGCCAGCAGCCGCCGCGGAGGCTGTGA
- the rsmH gene encoding 16S rRNA (cytosine(1402)-N(4))-methyltransferase RsmH has protein sequence MSQSRHVPVMLQRCLDMLAPALQAPGAVVVDCTLGLGGHSEALLQQFPEARLVALDRDKEALRLSGERLAPYGERATLVHAVYDELPEVLDRLGLPRVQGVLFDLGVSSMQLDEADRGFAYAQDAPLDMRMDQTTGVSAAEVLNTYPPGELVRILRAYGEEKQAKRIVSAIVRERDKEPFSHSARLVELIRNSLPQAAKRTGGNPAKRTFQALRIEVNGELAVLERAIPAAVQALAVGGRIAVLSYHSLEDRLVKQVFAAGAATTAPPGLPVVPEQYQPRLKLLTRGAELPTEEEIAENRRAAPARLRGAERIREALE, from the coding sequence TTGAGCCAGAGTCGACACGTCCCGGTGATGCTCCAGCGGTGCCTGGACATGTTGGCCCCCGCCCTCCAGGCCCCCGGAGCGGTCGTCGTCGACTGCACGCTCGGCCTCGGCGGCCACAGCGAGGCCCTGCTCCAGCAGTTCCCCGAGGCCCGGCTCGTCGCCCTCGACCGCGACAAGGAGGCCCTGCGCCTGTCCGGCGAGCGCCTCGCGCCGTACGGCGAGCGCGCCACCCTCGTCCACGCGGTCTACGACGAGCTGCCCGAGGTCCTGGACCGGCTCGGCCTCCCGCGTGTGCAGGGCGTCCTCTTCGACCTCGGCGTCTCCTCCATGCAGCTCGACGAGGCCGACCGCGGTTTCGCCTACGCCCAGGACGCCCCGCTCGACATGCGCATGGACCAGACGACCGGCGTCAGCGCCGCCGAGGTCCTCAACACCTACCCGCCCGGCGAACTCGTGCGGATCCTGCGGGCGTACGGCGAGGAGAAGCAGGCCAAGCGGATCGTGTCCGCGATCGTGCGCGAGCGCGACAAGGAACCCTTCTCCCACAGCGCGCGGCTCGTCGAGCTGATCCGCAACTCCCTGCCGCAGGCCGCCAAGCGCACCGGCGGCAACCCGGCCAAGCGCACCTTCCAGGCGCTGCGCATCGAGGTCAACGGTGAACTGGCCGTCCTGGAGCGGGCGATCCCGGCCGCCGTGCAGGCCCTCGCGGTCGGCGGGCGGATCGCCGTCCTGTCGTACCACTCGCTCGAGGACCGTCTGGTCAAGCAGGTGTTCGCGGCCGGTGCCGCCACCACCGCGCCCCCCGGGCTGCCGGTCGTCCCCGAGCAGTACCAGCCGCGGCTCAAGCTGCTCACGCGCGGTGCCGAACTTCCCACGGAGGAAGAGATCGCCGAGAACCGGCGAGCGGCTCCCGCGCGGTTGCGCGGCGCCGAGCGCATCAGGGAGGCGCTGGAATGA
- a CDS encoding beta-class carbonic anhydrase, with protein MTLFFPSHDRTGTAVTSTVLTMTTSASGATATEGAIPGDTVTDRLVAANERYASAFTDPGMDARPVLHVAVVACMDARLDLHKALGLELGDCHTIRNAGGVVTDDVIRSLTISQRKLGTRSVVLIHHTGCGLEQITEEFRTDLEMEVGQRPAWAVESFRDVDQDVRQSMQRVRTSPFLLHTDDIRGFVFDVKTGLLREIDPS; from the coding sequence ATGACGCTCTTTTTCCCATCTCACGACAGGACCGGGACGGCTGTGACCAGTACCGTCTTGACCATGACGACTTCTGCATCCGGCGCCACCGCAACCGAAGGCGCCATACCGGGCGACACCGTCACCGACCGTCTCGTCGCGGCGAACGAACGGTACGCCTCCGCGTTCACCGACCCCGGCATGGACGCCCGTCCCGTCCTGCACGTGGCCGTGGTGGCCTGCATGGACGCCCGTCTCGACCTGCACAAGGCCCTCGGCCTGGAGCTCGGCGACTGCCACACCATCCGCAACGCGGGCGGCGTGGTCACCGACGACGTGATCCGCTCGCTCACCATCAGCCAGCGCAAGCTCGGCACCCGCAGCGTGGTCCTCATCCACCACACCGGCTGCGGCCTGGAGCAGATCACCGAGGAGTTCCGCACCGACCTGGAGATGGAGGTCGGCCAGCGCCCGGCTTGGGCCGTGGAGTCCTTCCGGGACGTCGACCAGGACGTACGGCAGTCCATGCAGCGGGTGCGCACCTCCCCGTTCCTGTTGCACACCGACGACATCCGCGGCTTCGTGTTCGACGTGAAGACGGGCCTGCTGCGCGAGATCGACCCCTCCTGA
- a CDS encoding UDP-N-acetylmuramoyl-tripeptide--D-alanyl-D-alanine ligase: MIALSLAEIASVVGGQTHDIPDPSVQVTGSVVRDSREVEPGSLFVAFVGERVDGHDFAAQVVAAGAVAVLASRPVGVPAIVVDDVQRAIGALARHVVRRLGATLVALTGSAGKTSTKDLIAQVLQRKAPTVWTPGSFNNEIGLPLTALSATDETRFLVLEMGARGIGHIRYLTDLTPPKIGLVLNVGTAHIGEFGGREQIAQAKGEIVEGLPEDGTAVLNADDPLVRAMASRTKAKVILFGESDEADVRAENVRLTDTGQPSFRLRTPSGASDVTMRLYGEHHVSNALAAAAVAHELGMSAEEIATALSEAGSLSRWRMEVTERPDGVTVVNDAYNANPESMRAALRALAAMGRGRRTWAVLGKMAELGDEALAEHDAVGRLAVRLNVSKLVAVGGREASWLQLGAYNEGSWGEESVHVSDAQAAVDLLRSQLRPGDVVLVKASRSVGLESVATALLGAEGEVAAR, from the coding sequence GTGATCGCCCTCTCTCTCGCCGAGATCGCCTCAGTCGTCGGCGGGCAGACCCACGACATACCGGATCCGTCCGTCCAGGTCACCGGATCCGTGGTCCGGGACTCCCGCGAGGTGGAGCCCGGCAGTCTCTTCGTCGCCTTCGTCGGCGAACGCGTCGACGGCCACGACTTCGCCGCGCAGGTCGTCGCGGCGGGCGCGGTCGCCGTACTGGCGTCACGGCCCGTCGGTGTGCCCGCGATCGTCGTGGACGACGTGCAGCGGGCCATCGGCGCCCTCGCCCGTCATGTCGTACGACGTCTCGGCGCGACCCTCGTCGCCCTGACCGGCTCGGCGGGCAAGACCAGCACCAAGGACCTGATCGCCCAGGTGCTGCAGCGCAAGGCGCCGACGGTGTGGACCCCCGGCTCCTTCAACAACGAGATCGGGCTGCCGCTGACCGCCCTCAGCGCCACCGACGAGACGAGGTTCCTCGTCCTGGAGATGGGCGCCCGCGGCATCGGCCACATCCGCTACCTCACGGACCTGACGCCCCCGAAGATCGGCCTCGTCCTCAACGTCGGCACCGCCCACATCGGCGAGTTCGGCGGCCGGGAGCAGATCGCGCAGGCCAAGGGAGAGATCGTCGAGGGTCTGCCGGAGGACGGCACGGCCGTGCTCAATGCCGACGATCCCCTCGTACGGGCCATGGCATCCCGTACGAAGGCGAAGGTGATCCTTTTCGGAGAGTCCGACGAAGCGGACGTACGCGCCGAGAACGTGAGACTCACGGACACCGGACAGCCCTCCTTCAGGCTTCGCACACCCTCCGGTGCAAGCGACGTGACCATGCGCCTGTACGGTGAGCACCACGTGTCGAACGCGCTCGCAGCGGCCGCCGTCGCCCATGAGCTGGGTATGTCCGCGGAAGAGATCGCCACCGCGCTCTCCGAGGCGGGCTCCCTCTCCCGCTGGCGGATGGAGGTCACCGAGCGCCCGGACGGCGTGACCGTCGTCAACGACGCCTACAACGCCAACCCAGAGTCCATGCGGGCCGCCCTGCGCGCCCTGGCAGCCATGGGCCGGGGGCGGCGGACCTGGGCGGTGCTCGGCAAGATGGCCGAGCTCGGGGACGAGGCGCTCGCCGAGCACGACGCGGTCGGACGGCTCGCCGTCCGGCTCAACGTCAGCAAGCTCGTCGCGGTCGGGGGCAGGGAAGCGTCCTGGCTCCAACTGGGCGCATATAACGAGGGTTCGTGGGGTGAGGAGTCGGTGCACGTGTCCGACGCACAGGCGGCGGTCGACCTGTTGCGCAGTCAGCTGCGCCCGGGAGACGTCGTACTCGTGAAGGCGTCCCGTTCGGTCGGCCTGGAGAGCGTCGCCACGGCGCTGCTCGGCGCCGAGGGTGAGGTTGCCGCCCGATGA
- a CDS encoding peptidoglycan D,D-transpeptidase FtsI family protein: MSDREPPRRRVPGPTRPAPDARRRPAGPGARPARRPAPRPRAAHPTGPRIIRLGSPRPRLRMVGLGLTLVLIAFAVRLLQVQAVEAGTYAAKAQQNRYVGYTLAAERGQITDRSGVALATSVDAYDITADPTLFSRKQLKIDDGPEQAAALLAPILGQDQAGLTGKLRTKGQYVKLAGRQTPQVWKQIKDLKSALAAKADDDHTTVNVLAGVFAVATSKRVYPNSDLAAGILGWVNADGKGGGGVEQKLNTLLSGKDGKIRYAQAGGRQVPTAGSTETPAVPGSDVELTIDRDIQWAAQDAITEQVRKSKADRGYVIVQDTQTGEILAMANSPGFDPGDLSQADPGTLHNWALEDAYEPGSTAKVMSMAAVLEENVATPQTHVVVPNRLHRGDRLFKDDIDHETWYLTLNGVLAKSSNIGTILATGQLGKTQAQANQVLYSYLRKFGLGSYSGLDFPGETKGILAAPQDWSTSQQYTIPFGQGVSLNAMQAASVYSTIANGGVRVEPTLVRGTQGPDGRFTPAAKPEKSRVISEKTAKTLARMLESVVDDQEGTGAKARIPGYRVAGKTGTANRVDPATGKYHGYTSSFAGFAPADNPRVTVYCAIQNATKGSYFGGQICGSVYKQVMEFALKTLQVPPTGAKPASLPVTFKP, from the coding sequence GTGTCCGACAGGGAACCGCCGCGCCGCCGCGTGCCCGGACCCACCAGGCCCGCCCCCGACGCCCGACGGCGCCCCGCGGGCCCCGGCGCCCGCCCGGCCCGCCGTCCGGCGCCCCGCCCCCGGGCCGCGCACCCCACCGGCCCGCGCATCATCCGGCTCGGCAGCCCCAGGCCCCGGCTCCGCATGGTCGGCCTCGGCCTGACCCTCGTACTGATCGCCTTCGCCGTACGGCTGCTCCAGGTCCAGGCCGTCGAGGCCGGCACCTACGCCGCCAAGGCCCAGCAGAACCGGTACGTCGGCTACACCCTGGCCGCCGAGCGCGGCCAGATCACCGACCGCTCCGGCGTGGCCCTGGCGACCAGCGTGGACGCGTACGACATCACGGCCGACCCCACGCTCTTCAGCCGCAAACAGCTCAAGATCGACGACGGGCCCGAGCAGGCCGCCGCCCTGCTCGCCCCGATCCTCGGCCAGGACCAGGCCGGACTGACCGGGAAGCTGCGGACCAAGGGGCAGTACGTCAAGCTCGCCGGCCGGCAGACGCCGCAGGTCTGGAAGCAGATCAAGGACCTCAAGAGCGCACTGGCCGCCAAGGCCGACGACGACCACACCACCGTCAACGTCCTCGCCGGTGTCTTCGCGGTCGCCACCAGCAAGCGCGTGTACCCGAACAGCGACCTCGCCGCCGGGATACTGGGCTGGGTCAACGCCGACGGCAAGGGCGGCGGCGGGGTCGAGCAGAAGCTGAACACCCTGCTGTCCGGCAAGGACGGCAAGATCCGCTACGCCCAGGCCGGCGGCCGCCAGGTCCCGACCGCGGGCTCCACCGAGACCCCGGCGGTGCCCGGCAGCGACGTCGAGCTCACCATCGACCGCGACATCCAGTGGGCCGCGCAGGACGCCATCACCGAGCAGGTGAGGAAGTCCAAGGCGGACCGCGGGTACGTGATAGTGCAGGACACACAGACCGGCGAGATCCTCGCCATGGCCAACTCGCCCGGCTTCGACCCGGGCGACCTGTCCCAGGCCGACCCGGGCACCCTGCACAACTGGGCCCTGGAGGACGCCTACGAGCCCGGCTCCACCGCCAAGGTCATGTCGATGGCCGCCGTGCTGGAGGAGAACGTCGCCACGCCGCAGACGCACGTCGTCGTGCCCAACCGGCTGCACCGCGGCGACCGGCTCTTCAAGGACGACATCGACCACGAGACCTGGTACCTCACGCTCAACGGCGTGCTCGCCAAGTCCAGCAACATCGGCACCATCCTGGCGACCGGTCAGCTCGGCAAGACCCAGGCGCAGGCCAACCAGGTCCTCTACTCGTATCTGCGCAAGTTCGGCCTGGGCAGCTACAGCGGCCTCGACTTCCCCGGCGAGACCAAGGGGATCCTCGCGGCGCCGCAGGACTGGTCGACCTCGCAGCAGTACACGATTCCTTTCGGCCAGGGCGTCTCCCTCAACGCGATGCAGGCCGCGTCCGTCTACTCGACGATCGCCAACGGCGGCGTCCGCGTCGAACCCACGCTCGTCCGCGGCACCCAGGGACCCGACGGACGCTTCACGCCCGCCGCGAAGCCCGAGAAGTCCAGGGTGATCAGCGAGAAGACGGCGAAGACCCTCGCCCGGATGCTGGAGTCGGTCGTGGACGACCAGGAGGGCACCGGCGCCAAGGCGCGCATTCCCGGCTACCGGGTCGCGGGCAAGACGGGTACGGCCAACCGCGTGGATCCGGCCACCGGCAAGTACCACGGCTACACCTCCTCGTTCGCCGGCTTCGCACCCGCCGACAACCCCCGCGTCACCGTCTACTGCGCCATCCAGAACGCCACCAAGGGCAGCTACTTCGGCGGCCAGATCTGCGGATCCGTCTACAAGCAGGTCATGGAGTTCGCCCTGAAGACCCTCCAGGTCCCGCCCACCGGGGCCAAGCCCGCCAGCCTCCCCGTCACCTTCAAACCCTGA
- a CDS encoding UDP-N-acetylmuramoyl-L-alanyl-D-glutamate--2,6-diaminopimelate ligase: MTYPGPPRPVQVSATPLAELAVQLGVEQPGNAAEVTGITHDSRAVRPGDLYAALPGARLHGADFVTQAAGLGAVAVLTDPTGAERAAATGLPVLVVDDPRARMGELAATIYGRPGRDLLQIGITGTSGKTTTAYLVEGGLKAVRNTGLIGTVEMRIGDERIKSERTTPEATDLQALFAVMRERGVEAVAMEVSSHALVLGRVDGCVFDIGVFTNLSPEHMEFHSDMEDYFRAKAQLFTPQRSRLGVVNADDEYGRRLAKEATVPVVTFSAEGHPDADWRAEDVQVGPMDSTFTAVGPKGERITARSPIAGPFNVANTLAAITALAAAGLDPQTAADGIAAVPGVPGRLERVDAGQPYLAVVDYAHKTDAVESVLKALRKVTEGKLHIVLGCGGDRDTTKRAPMGAAAARLADTAVLTSDNPRSEDPLAILATMLEGAASVPAHERGEVQVFEDRAAAIAAAVSRAQPGDTVLVAGKGHEQGQDIAGVVRPFDDRQVLREAIQKTQG; this comes from the coding sequence GTGACATATCCCGGGCCGCCCAGGCCGGTTCAGGTCTCCGCCACACCCCTCGCGGAGCTCGCCGTCCAGCTGGGTGTCGAACAGCCGGGAAACGCCGCGGAGGTCACGGGCATCACCCATGACTCGCGGGCCGTCCGCCCCGGCGACCTGTACGCCGCCCTCCCGGGCGCCCGCCTGCACGGCGCCGACTTCGTCACCCAGGCCGCCGGCCTCGGCGCGGTCGCCGTGCTGACCGACCCGACCGGCGCCGAGCGCGCCGCGGCGACGGGGCTCCCGGTGCTGGTCGTCGACGACCCGCGCGCGCGGATGGGCGAACTCGCGGCCACCATCTACGGTCGTCCGGGCCGCGATCTGCTCCAGATCGGCATCACCGGCACCTCCGGGAAGACCACCACCGCGTACCTGGTGGAAGGCGGTCTCAAGGCCGTCCGCAACACCGGACTCATCGGCACCGTCGAGATGCGGATCGGCGACGAACGCATCAAGTCCGAGCGCACCACCCCCGAAGCCACCGACCTCCAGGCCCTGTTCGCGGTCATGCGCGAGCGCGGTGTCGAGGCGGTCGCGATGGAGGTCTCCAGCCACGCGCTGGTGCTCGGCCGGGTCGACGGCTGCGTCTTCGACATCGGCGTCTTCACCAACCTCAGCCCGGAACACATGGAGTTCCACTCCGACATGGAGGACTACTTCCGGGCCAAGGCACAGCTCTTCACACCGCAGCGCAGCCGGCTCGGCGTGGTCAACGCCGACGACGAGTACGGCCGCAGGCTCGCCAAGGAAGCCACCGTCCCGGTCGTCACCTTCTCCGCCGAGGGCCACCCCGACGCCGACTGGCGTGCCGAGGACGTCCAGGTCGGCCCGATGGACTCGACGTTCACCGCGGTCGGCCCCAAGGGCGAGCGGATCACCGCCAGGTCGCCCATCGCCGGGCCCTTCAACGTGGCCAACACCCTCGCCGCGATCACCGCCCTCGCCGCCGCGGGCCTCGACCCGCAGACCGCCGCCGACGGCATCGCCGCGGTGCCGGGCGTGCCGGGGCGCCTGGAGCGCGTGGACGCCGGCCAGCCGTATCTCGCGGTCGTGGACTACGCCCACAAGACGGACGCCGTCGAGTCCGTCCTCAAGGCGCTCCGCAAGGTCACCGAGGGCAAGCTGCACATCGTGCTCGGCTGCGGCGGGGACCGCGACACGACCAAGCGCGCGCCGATGGGCGCCGCCGCGGCCCGGCTCGCCGACACCGCCGTACTGACCTCCGACAACCCCCGCTCGGAGGACCCGCTCGCGATCCTTGCAACCATGCTGGAGGGCGCGGCGTCCGTACCAGCACACGAGCGCGGCGAGGTCCAGGTCTTCGAGGACCGGGCCGCCGCGATCGCCGCCGCCGTCTCCCGCGCACAGCCGGGCGACACCGTGCTGGTCGCAGGCAAGGGCCACGAGCAGGGCCAGGACATCGCCGGAGTGGTCCGTCCCTTCGACGACCGCCAGGTGCTTCGAGAAGCCATCCAGAAGACCCAGGGATGA
- a CDS encoding septum formation initiator family protein produces MSRKPELKGRAARLARLFPTTGSRGQAARTPFVLLVVLLLGGGLIGLLVLNSALSEGSFKLDDLQKETKSLTDQEQALQRDIDAYSAPDALQRRARELGMVPGGDPAFLDPDGTVKGVPGAAAEQSSAQVVRPPEAIVPLTVTSAPPSPPATPAPTPSPTLTPTPTPSTVPSFSTPTPGR; encoded by the coding sequence GTGAGCAGGAAACCTGAACTCAAGGGCCGGGCCGCTCGGCTGGCACGGCTCTTCCCGACCACGGGGAGCCGGGGACAAGCCGCCCGCACTCCGTTCGTCCTCCTCGTCGTCCTGCTCCTCGGCGGCGGTCTCATCGGGCTCCTCGTGCTGAACTCCGCGCTCTCCGAAGGGTCGTTCAAACTCGACGACCTCCAGAAGGAGACCAAGAGCCTCACCGACCAGGAGCAGGCCCTCCAGCGGGACATCGACGCCTACTCCGCCCCGGACGCCCTCCAGCGCCGCGCCCGGGAGCTCGGCATGGTCCCCGGCGGCGACCCCGCCTTCCTCGACCCTGACGGCACCGTCAAGGGCGTGCCGGGCGCCGCCGCCGAACAGTCCTCGGCCCAGGTCGTACGGCCGCCCGAGGCGATCGTCCCGCTGACCGTCACCTCGGCACCCCCGTCGCCGCCGGCCACCCCCGCGCCCACGCCCTCGCCCACCCTCACGCCCACTCCCACCCCCTCCACCGTCCCGTCCTTCTCGACCCCGACTCCCGGCAGGTGA